A genomic window from Oceanobacillus timonensis includes:
- a CDS encoding CdaR family protein produces the protein MVNVDNWFKSKWFVRILSLAFAVTLYAFVSVSETPNSDATFSSSTNSTEVLDQVPVDIDIDREKYVVSGVPENVQVSLQGTPANVTPVLLQRNFDVFVDLEGLDEGTHVVELQHNITGDVEAFIEPKTVEVTIEERASQEFSVTPDFINQDRMADGYEVADYSIDPETVTITSSREVIEAIGAVKVYVNMEDVDSSIDNRELPVNVYDVQGNELDVGLEPESIQVSVDVNNPSKSVPLSVETTGELEEDLEIDSITPNEEEVEIFSQSDVLEDISEVSTEPLDLSDIEESGTVEVPLDLPEDVQAPDTEEVEVEVEVEGTNVLENVSLEEEGLGNGLETSYTDPELDVEITGDASEVNDVTADDIDAIVDLSDLEAGEHEVPIDIEAPDNVTATSDVEEVTVDITEPAQTEE, from the coding sequence ATGGTAAACGTGGATAATTGGTTTAAGAGTAAATGGTTTGTCCGTATTCTTTCTTTAGCCTTTGCCGTCACCCTTTATGCTTTCGTCAGTGTGTCAGAAACACCAAATTCCGATGCAACTTTCTCCAGTTCCACAAACTCAACAGAAGTTTTGGATCAAGTTCCGGTGGATATTGATATTGATCGTGAAAAATACGTTGTCAGCGGCGTCCCGGAAAATGTACAGGTAAGTTTACAAGGAACACCTGCCAATGTGACGCCGGTATTACTGCAACGGAATTTTGATGTATTTGTTGATTTAGAAGGATTAGATGAAGGGACACATGTTGTAGAATTACAGCATAATATCACAGGTGATGTAGAAGCATTTATTGAGCCGAAGACGGTAGAAGTGACAATTGAAGAGCGTGCATCACAAGAGTTCTCGGTAACACCTGATTTTATTAATCAGGATAGGATGGCAGATGGTTATGAGGTAGCTGATTACAGTATTGATCCGGAAACAGTGACCATTACAAGTTCCAGAGAAGTGATTGAAGCCATTGGCGCAGTAAAAGTCTATGTGAATATGGAGGATGTGGATTCTTCCATTGATAACCGTGAGCTTCCAGTGAATGTATACGATGTACAGGGAAATGAATTAGATGTTGGACTGGAACCGGAAAGTATTCAAGTTTCTGTGGATGTAAATAATCCAAGTAAGTCTGTTCCGCTTTCCGTAGAGACCACTGGTGAACTGGAAGAAGATCTGGAAATTGACTCCATTACGCCAAACGAAGAAGAAGTAGAGATTTTCTCTCAAAGTGACGTGTTAGAGGATATTTCGGAAGTAAGTACCGAACCATTAGACTTATCGGACATTGAAGAATCCGGAACGGTAGAAGTACCGCTGGATTTACCAGAAGATGTACAAGCGCCGGATACGGAAGAAGTGGAAGTAGAGGTTGAAGTGGAAGGAACGAATGTACTTGAAAATGTTTCTTTAGAAGAAGAAGGTTTAGGAAATGGACTGGAAACTTCCTATACAGACCCTGAATTGGATGTGGAAATAACAGGAGATGCTTCGGAGGTAAATGATGTAACGGCAGATGATATTGATGCCATAGTAGATTTATCGGATTTGGAAGCGGGAGAGCATGAGGTGCCTATTGACATTGAAGCTCCAGATAATGTAACAGCGACAAGTGATGTAGAAGAAGTGACGGTTGATATCACAGAACCAGCTCAAACCGAAGAATAG
- a CDS encoding LPXTG cell wall anchor domain-containing protein, which yields MQIVILERMITASAEINELSQNDGGNLPNTATNHHFMIVSGLGLMLLAGAALYVSMFRRRSKGKR from the coding sequence ATGCAGATCGTTATCCTGGAACGAATGATAACAGCGAGTGCGGAGATAAACGAACTATCTCAAAATGATGGCGGAAACCTGCCTAATACAGCTACCAACCACCATTTCATGATTGTAAGTGGTCTTGGTTTAATGCTTCTCGCTGGAGCTGCCCTATATGTATCGATGTTTCGTCGTCGTTCAAAAGGAAAACGCTAA
- a CDS encoding S9 family peptidase: MIKFPKPEVEQFFHTYSIDHFQVRKDEKKLIFSTNLSGKRNLWALDLSKGHPYPYPFAHKDESSLFIQFDPNGTYVLTSFDSDGDENYQIYALPPAGGIPQPLITGAENEKYLFAHLSKDGKRVYYNTSENNPNFLNTRVRHLDTDKDELLVEGEGAPTTLLAVSEDEGTFVYESMFANTYNNIFIQKEDKKVYLTPDPKKVHVSYEPVFTDNNSIYFPTDFDSEYMYLAKYDIEQETFSKVLELAEESIEIVKYDKSSNSLYVVTAKGVEDKLYQYKLISGELKEIKKPFDLVDQITITESGAVYILGGSAVKPDNIYRLTDNEKWEQLTDNRVLGVSEEELVDPEMVTYSSFDGMEIESLLFRAKPENANGYTVFWPHGGPQAAERKFFRAMFQSILNRGYHIFAPNFRGSTGYGSSFVKLVEQDWGHGPRLDNVEGVKWLFDQNISDPDHLFLVGGSYGGYMALLLHGRHPAYFKAVIDIFGPSDLFTFVNSVPPHWKPIMERWLGDPERDKERFVEDSPVTYLETMTKPMLVIQGAKDPRVVKEESDQIVQKLQDKGRDVQYLVLEDEGHGFSKKENEMKVYKRMLDFMEEHK, translated from the coding sequence ATGATTAAATTTCCGAAACCGGAAGTGGAGCAATTTTTTCATACGTATAGTATCGATCATTTTCAAGTACGCAAAGATGAGAAAAAACTTATTTTTTCAACCAATTTAAGCGGAAAACGTAATTTATGGGCATTGGATTTGAGTAAAGGGCATCCTTACCCCTATCCATTCGCTCACAAGGATGAATCTTCCTTATTTATTCAGTTTGACCCGAACGGAACATATGTCTTAACAAGTTTTGATTCAGATGGGGATGAAAATTATCAGATTTACGCATTGCCTCCAGCGGGAGGAATACCGCAGCCGCTGATTACAGGTGCAGAGAACGAAAAATATTTATTTGCACACCTGAGTAAGGACGGGAAACGCGTATATTATAATACGTCTGAAAACAATCCGAACTTTCTAAACACGCGTGTACGCCACCTTGATACGGATAAGGATGAGCTTTTAGTAGAAGGAGAAGGCGCTCCGACTACGCTGCTAGCTGTATCCGAAGATGAAGGAACGTTCGTATATGAAAGTATGTTCGCGAACACATACAATAATATTTTTATTCAAAAGGAAGATAAAAAAGTTTATCTGACTCCAGATCCGAAAAAAGTGCATGTATCCTATGAACCAGTTTTCACGGATAATAACAGCATTTATTTCCCGACGGATTTTGACAGTGAATATATGTATCTTGCTAAGTATGACATCGAGCAAGAGACGTTTTCAAAAGTGCTTGAATTGGCAGAAGAGTCCATTGAAATCGTCAAATACGATAAATCGTCCAATTCCTTATATGTAGTAACGGCAAAAGGGGTGGAAGATAAGCTTTATCAGTATAAACTGATATCTGGAGAGCTAAAAGAAATCAAAAAGCCTTTTGATTTGGTTGATCAGATAACCATAACAGAGTCAGGGGCAGTTTATATCCTGGGAGGATCAGCGGTGAAGCCAGATAATATTTACCGACTGACAGATAATGAAAAGTGGGAGCAGCTTACAGATAACCGTGTCTTAGGCGTCTCTGAAGAAGAACTTGTCGATCCTGAAATGGTAACGTATTCTTCTTTTGACGGAATGGAAATCGAATCGCTGCTGTTCAGGGCAAAACCGGAAAATGCTAATGGATATACCGTGTTTTGGCCACATGGTGGTCCGCAGGCCGCAGAACGGAAATTTTTCCGTGCTATGTTTCAAAGTATTCTTAACCGCGGTTATCATATTTTTGCACCAAACTTCCGCGGCAGTACGGGGTATGGTTCTTCTTTTGTGAAACTTGTGGAACAAGATTGGGGACATGGACCGCGTCTCGATAATGTGGAGGGTGTTAAATGGCTGTTTGATCAAAATATCTCCGACCCGGACCATCTATTCTTAGTAGGGGGAAGCTATGGCGGCTATATGGCACTGCTCTTGCACGGACGTCATCCGGCGTATTTTAAAGCAGTGATTGATATCTTTGGGCCGTCTGATTTATTTACGTTTGTCAATTCGGTACCACCACACTGGAAACCGATTATGGAAAGATGGCTCGGTGATCCGGAGCGGGATAAAGAGCGGTTCGTAGAAGACTCTCCGGTAACCTATCTGGAAACGATGACCAAACCGATGCTGGTTATTCAAGGAGCAAAAGATCCCCGCGTCGTAAAGGAAGAATCGGATCAAATTGTGCAAAAGCTGCAGGATAAAGGACGGGATGTTCAGTATCTGGTGCTGGAAGATGAGGGCCATGGATTCTCGAAAAAGGAAAATGAAATGAAAGTATATAAGCGGATGTTAGATTTTATGGAAGAGCATAAGTAA
- a CDS encoding LLM class flavin-dependent oxidoreductase: protein MEQYRIDQNKGMEFGLYTLGDHLANPSTGKRISAQQRLQEIIELAKLADQAGLDFFSVGESHQDYFTTQAHSVVLAAIAQATKTIKIGSSSTIISTSDPVRVYEDFATIDLISNGRAEIIAGRASRIGLFELLGYNVQDYEALYEEKFDLLLQINENEKLNWQGQYRAALKDAQILPRPKDNKLPIWRAVGGTPASAMKAGYAGVPMMLATLGGPASAFKNVIDAYRDTATRSGHNIAELPVGVTGFFHAAETTQEALQQMYPYINEGMKRTNGQGFPKQAFAQARDKRSVINVGSPQEIIEKILYQHELFGHQRYLAQMDFGGVPFEQLVRNIEIIGTEILPAIRKYTGKKKED from the coding sequence ATGGAACAATATCGTATCGATCAAAACAAAGGCATGGAATTTGGTCTTTATACCTTAGGAGACCACCTGGCTAACCCTTCTACAGGAAAACGGATTTCTGCACAACAGCGTCTTCAGGAAATCATTGAATTGGCAAAACTGGCTGATCAGGCAGGACTGGATTTTTTCAGTGTCGGGGAAAGCCACCAAGATTACTTTACGACGCAGGCACATAGCGTGGTGTTAGCTGCGATTGCGCAGGCAACAAAAACAATCAAAATTGGAAGCTCATCAACCATTATCAGCACTTCTGATCCAGTTCGTGTTTATGAAGATTTTGCGACGATTGATTTAATTTCTAATGGTCGTGCAGAGATTATCGCAGGCAGAGCTTCCCGGATCGGTCTCTTTGAATTGTTAGGGTATAACGTGCAGGATTATGAAGCACTATATGAAGAAAAATTTGATTTACTGCTTCAGATTAATGAAAATGAAAAGCTTAACTGGCAAGGACAATATCGTGCAGCCTTAAAAGATGCACAGATTCTGCCCCGTCCGAAAGATAATAAGCTGCCCATCTGGCGTGCTGTCGGCGGGACTCCTGCCAGTGCGATGAAAGCAGGTTACGCAGGAGTGCCGATGATGCTGGCTACGCTCGGCGGTCCGGCCAGTGCTTTTAAAAATGTCATCGATGCCTATCGGGATACGGCGACAAGAAGCGGGCATAACATTGCAGAACTCCCTGTCGGTGTCACCGGCTTTTTCCATGCTGCCGAAACAACCCAGGAGGCATTACAGCAAATGTACCCTTATATTAATGAAGGGATGAAACGGACAAATGGACAAGGCTTTCCCAAACAGGCATTTGCCCAAGCCAGAGACAAACGGAGTGTTATCAATGTTGGAAGCCCACAGGAAATTATTGAAAAAATTCTCTATCAGCATGAACTTTTTGGACATCAGCGCTACTTAGCCCAAATGGACTTTGGCGGTGTCCCATTCGAACAACTGGTAAGAAATATAGAAATCATCGGTACAGAGATTTTGCCAGCGATCCGTAAGTATACAGGTAAGAAGAAGGAGGACTAG
- a CDS encoding SDR family NAD(P)-dependent oxidoreductase has product MGRLDNKVAIITGAAGGQGAAATRLFAKEGAYVVATDMQEELLSKTVEEINKEYGDKVVGLKHDVSNEDDWVSIVDETIKRFEKIDVLINNAGIAGLQSLKPEDFEMDEVDKVLNINLKGNFLGIKAVTPNMRKNKSGSIVNISSIAAFVGDQGGLSYHASKGATHSLTKAVSLELAKDGIRVNSVHPGIVMTPMVEAAIDEETKRLKESTIPLGFIGDPDDIAYPVLFVASDEARFMTGTEVIVDGGTIAR; this is encoded by the coding sequence TTGGGAAGGTTAGATAACAAAGTAGCGATTATTACTGGAGCTGCTGGTGGACAGGGTGCAGCAGCAACGAGGTTATTTGCTAAAGAAGGGGCATATGTTGTTGCAACAGATATGCAGGAAGAATTGCTATCAAAAACAGTTGAAGAAATTAATAAAGAATATGGTGATAAAGTAGTCGGTTTGAAACATGACGTGTCCAATGAAGATGATTGGGTTTCTATTGTAGATGAAACAATAAAGCGCTTTGAGAAAATAGATGTCTTGATAAATAATGCAGGCATTGCAGGGTTGCAAAGTTTAAAGCCAGAAGATTTTGAAATGGACGAAGTAGATAAAGTTTTAAATATTAACCTAAAAGGAAACTTCTTAGGTATTAAAGCAGTCACTCCAAATATGAGAAAAAATAAGTCTGGCTCTATTGTGAATATTTCATCTATTGCAGCATTCGTTGGAGATCAAGGCGGATTGTCCTACCACGCTTCTAAAGGTGCAACACATTCATTAACAAAAGCAGTCTCTTTGGAGTTGGCAAAAGACGGAATCCGGGTAAACTCTGTACATCCCGGTATTGTTATGACACCAATGGTTGAAGCAGCGATAGACGAAGAAACAAAAAGATTAAAAGAATCTACTATACCATTAGGGTTTATCGGCGATCCGGATGATATTGCATATCCTGTTCTATTTGTAGCTTCAGATGAAGCTCGATTTATGACGGGCACAGAAGTTATTGTTGACGGAGGTACTATTGCGCGATAA
- a CDS encoding NADPH-dependent FMN reductase, which produces MKVIGLSGSIVGSKTRTAMDAVAEEITANYPEADFQLIDLKDYDLQFSDGRNYLDYAGDTAWVTKQIMEADVIMIGTPVFQASIPASLKNIFDLLPESAFRNKTVSFLITAGSSKHYLVADYQLKPTLAYMKANIVQTYVYIEEKSFQQKKIIDDDVFLRLERLVEDTIDTYEASEIIRNKKEDSFGF; this is translated from the coding sequence ATGAAAGTCATTGGTTTATCCGGATCTATTGTTGGTTCGAAAACACGGACAGCTATGGATGCTGTCGCCGAGGAAATCACAGCAAACTATCCAGAAGCAGATTTTCAGCTGATTGATTTAAAGGACTATGATTTGCAGTTCAGCGATGGGCGAAACTATCTTGATTATGCAGGAGACACTGCCTGGGTAACCAAACAGATCATGGAAGCAGATGTAATCATGATTGGCACGCCTGTATTCCAAGCTTCGATTCCGGCCAGCTTAAAGAATATTTTTGATTTGCTCCCGGAAAGTGCGTTTCGGAATAAAACGGTAAGCTTTTTGATAACGGCAGGCTCCTCCAAACATTATTTAGTTGCTGATTATCAGTTAAAACCAACCCTGGCCTATATGAAAGCAAATATCGTACAAACCTATGTCTATATTGAAGAAAAGAGCTTTCAGCAAAAGAAAATAATTGATGATGATGTTTTCCTTCGTTTAGAGCGTCTAGTAGAGGATACAATAGATACGTACGAAGCAAGTGAAATCATCCGGAATAAGAAAGAAGATTCGTTTGGGTTCTAA
- the glmM gene encoding phosphoglucosamine mutase encodes MGKFFGTDGVRGVANEGLTPEMAFKLGRFGGYVLTKDSDKPRVLIGRDTRISGYMLEGALIAGLLSTGVEAMRLGVISTPGVAYLTKAMSAQAGVMISASHNPVEDNGIKFFGSDGFKLTDDQEAEIEALLEKEEDELPRPTGAAIGSVSDYFEGGQKYLSFLKDTIDNDFDGLRIAVDCAHGSTSSLATHLFADLEADIHSMGSSPNGLNINDGVGSTHPERLQEFVLEKEADVGLAFDGDGDRLIAVDEKGRIVDGDKIMFICAKYLKEIGMLREDTVVSTVMSNLGFYKALEEAGLKSEKTAVGDRYVMEEMRKNGYNLGGEQSGHIIFLNYITTGDGLLSALQLVNVIRESGKPLSELADEMTIFPQTLVNVRVIDKNEALTSPIVLDEVQAVEEELGENGRVLVRPSGTEPLVRVMVEAKTKEDCEAYAERIVKVIETHLGA; translated from the coding sequence ATGGGTAAATTTTTTGGAACAGATGGGGTCAGAGGAGTAGCGAATGAAGGGCTGACTCCGGAAATGGCATTTAAGCTTGGCCGTTTTGGCGGTTATGTTTTAACAAAAGACAGTGACAAACCACGAGTTCTGATTGGCAGGGACACCCGTATTTCCGGATATATGCTGGAAGGCGCATTAATCGCAGGCTTATTATCAACAGGGGTTGAAGCGATGCGGCTTGGTGTTATCTCCACACCGGGTGTTGCCTATTTAACAAAGGCAATGAGCGCGCAGGCAGGTGTGATGATATCTGCATCCCATAATCCTGTAGAAGATAACGGCATTAAATTCTTTGGATCGGACGGTTTTAAACTGACGGATGACCAAGAAGCAGAAATCGAAGCTTTACTAGAAAAAGAAGAGGATGAATTACCTCGGCCGACTGGTGCTGCTATTGGTTCCGTGAGTGATTATTTTGAAGGCGGACAAAAATATCTGTCCTTCTTAAAAGATACCATTGATAATGATTTTGATGGTTTACGTATTGCAGTGGACTGTGCGCACGGCTCAACCTCCAGCCTTGCTACCCATCTATTTGCAGATTTAGAAGCAGATATACACTCGATGGGCTCGTCTCCAAATGGGCTGAATATTAATGATGGCGTCGGCTCTACGCATCCGGAACGTCTGCAGGAATTTGTACTGGAAAAAGAAGCAGATGTCGGTCTGGCTTTCGATGGAGACGGGGATCGTTTAATCGCTGTGGATGAAAAAGGAAGAATTGTAGATGGTGATAAAATCATGTTCATCTGCGCAAAATACTTGAAAGAAATTGGTATGCTGCGTGAGGACACAGTGGTATCTACAGTGATGAGTAATTTAGGTTTTTATAAAGCTTTGGAAGAAGCAGGTTTAAAAAGCGAAAAGACGGCAGTTGGTGACCGCTATGTCATGGAAGAAATGCGCAAAAACGGTTATAATTTAGGCGGAGAACAATCCGGTCATATTATCTTCCTGAATTATATTACAACGGGGGATGGCCTCCTTTCTGCATTGCAACTTGTGAATGTTATTCGAGAGTCAGGGAAACCTTTATCTGAGTTGGCAGATGAAATGACCATTTTTCCACAGACATTGGTAAATGTTCGTGTCATTGATAAAAATGAGGCATTGACCAGCCCTATTGTTTTAGATGAGGTACAAGCTGTTGAGGAAGAATTAGGTGAGAATGGCCGCGTTTTAGTCCGCCCATCCGGAACAGAACCGCTTGTTCGTGTTATGGTGGAAGCAAAAACAAAAGAAGATTGTGAAGCATATGCAGAGCGTATTGTGAAAGTTATTGAAACGCATTTAGGAGCATAA
- the glmS gene encoding glutamine--fructose-6-phosphate transaminase (isomerizing) — MCGIVGYIGQNDTKEILLTGLEKLEYRGYDSAGIATLGDNGVHVTKVKGRIAALRKEVDNKNDAAIGIGHTRWATHGVPSVQNAHPHQSVTGRFTIVHNGVIENYIALKKEYLQDVDFVSETDTEVIVQLIEKLYEKHKNTKKAFGEAMSLLKGSYAIGLIDAEDQDTLYVSKNKSPLLVGLGEGFNLIASDAMATLKETNEYLEIYDKEIVLVNRSFVEVQTLDGEVLERKPFITEIDANDTEKGTYPHFMLKEIDEQPIVMRNIIREYQNEKGELKLDKDIRKAMQKTDRIYIIAAGTSYHAGLVGKEFLEKLSNIPVEVHVASEFSYNMPLLSEKPLFIFISQSGETADSRAVLVKIKELGHPALTLTNVPGSTLSREANYTLPLHAGPEIAVASTKAYTAQIAVLAVLAVDSAKAKGIKLEFDPLQELAIAANAMEVITNQKEELEQLARDYFATTRNAFYIGRSTDYHVAQEAALKLKEISYIQAEGFAGGELKHGTIALIEEGTPVIALTTQENVNYSIRGNVQEVVARGANALIVSSKGLEQDEDAFVLPPVHELLTPLVSVIPMQLLAYYAALHRDCDVDKPRNLAKSVTVE; from the coding sequence ATGTGCGGAATCGTCGGTTATATTGGACAAAATGATACGAAAGAAATTTTATTAACAGGCTTGGAAAAATTAGAATATCGCGGATATGACTCTGCAGGTATTGCTACTTTAGGCGATAATGGGGTACACGTAACCAAAGTAAAAGGACGGATTGCAGCGTTACGTAAAGAAGTAGATAACAAAAATGATGCTGCTATTGGTATTGGTCATACTCGCTGGGCTACTCATGGGGTGCCAAGTGTGCAAAACGCACATCCACATCAGAGTGTAACAGGACGTTTTACTATTGTGCATAATGGGGTTATTGAAAACTATATCGCTCTAAAGAAAGAGTACTTGCAAGATGTTGACTTTGTGAGTGAAACAGACACAGAAGTTATTGTGCAGCTGATTGAAAAACTTTATGAAAAACATAAAAACACCAAAAAAGCATTTGGAGAAGCAATGAGCCTGTTGAAAGGTTCTTATGCTATCGGTTTGATTGACGCAGAAGATCAGGACACTTTATATGTATCCAAAAATAAAAGTCCACTGCTGGTTGGGTTAGGAGAAGGATTTAATCTAATTGCCAGCGATGCGATGGCTACGTTGAAAGAAACAAACGAATACTTGGAAATCTATGATAAAGAAATTGTACTTGTGAACCGCAGCTTTGTGGAAGTACAGACATTAGATGGAGAAGTTCTTGAACGGAAGCCATTCATAACGGAAATTGATGCGAACGATACAGAAAAAGGAACATATCCGCACTTTATGCTGAAGGAAATTGATGAGCAGCCAATCGTGATGCGCAATATTATTCGTGAATACCAAAATGAAAAAGGCGAATTAAAGTTAGACAAAGATATTCGAAAAGCTATGCAAAAAACGGATCGCATTTATATCATTGCAGCAGGAACCAGCTACCATGCCGGTTTAGTTGGAAAAGAATTTTTAGAAAAGCTTTCGAACATTCCTGTAGAAGTGCATGTAGCAAGTGAATTTTCCTATAACATGCCGCTGCTGTCTGAAAAACCTTTATTTATCTTTATTTCCCAAAGTGGGGAAACAGCAGACAGCCGTGCCGTATTAGTTAAAATTAAAGAATTAGGACATCCAGCACTAACATTAACAAATGTACCTGGATCAACCCTTTCTCGTGAAGCAAATTATACATTACCTTTACACGCTGGACCAGAAATTGCTGTAGCTTCCACAAAAGCTTATACAGCACAAATTGCTGTTTTAGCAGTGCTTGCAGTGGATTCAGCGAAAGCAAAAGGTATCAAATTAGAGTTTGATCCATTACAGGAGCTTGCGATTGCAGCGAATGCAATGGAAGTAATTACAAACCAAAAAGAAGAGTTGGAGCAGTTAGCAAGAGACTATTTTGCTACCACACGTAATGCTTTCTATATTGGCCGCAGTACCGATTATCATGTGGCACAGGAAGCAGCATTGAAGCTGAAGGAAATCTCTTATATCCAAGCAGAAGGTTTTGCTGGAGGAGAGCTAAAGCATGGAACCATTGCCTTAATTGAAGAAGGTACACCGGTTATTGCTTTAACGACACAAGAGAACGTAAACTACTCTATTCGCGGCAACGTACAAGAAGTTGTTGCACGCGGGGCGAATGCACTTATCGTCAGCTCCAAAGGTTTAGAGCAGGATGAGGATGCGTTTGTATTGCCGCCAGTTCATGAGTTGTTAACGCCGTTGGTAAGTGTTATTCCAATGCAGCTTCTGGCTTATTATGCAGCGCTGCACCGTGATTGTGATGTGGATAAACCGCGGAATTTGGCGAAGAGTGTTACGGTTGAGTAA
- the fabF gene encoding beta-ketoacyl-ACP synthase II, giving the protein MERVVISGMGVVSPTGSNINTFWNNLINGESGISTIDTFDVTNHKTKIAGITRDFDADKVLGKKEAKRLDRFSQFALAAAEQAWEDSKLDLDRIDVERLGVYVGSGIGGIETLIGNVDALRQKGPRRVSPTLVPAMISNAAAAQISIKWNAMGPSMSPVSACAIGNTAIGEAFRLIRSGEVDVVFAGGTEAAITELSIASFSNATALSTRNNDPTKASRPFDENRDGFVMSEGAGILILESLSHALRREAKIYAEVIGYGASSDAHHIVATHPEGKGAYLAMRSALKNANISPEEIDIISAHATSTKVGDISETRAIKQLFGKQAYQIPVTANKSMLGHMLGAAGSVEAIALAMSLKEGIVPPTINLENPDPLCDLDYVPSIARQMKINTALSNSFGFGGHNATIALNKYE; this is encoded by the coding sequence GTGGAAAGAGTTGTGATATCAGGTATGGGTGTAGTTTCCCCTACAGGAAGCAACATCAATACATTTTGGAACAATTTGATTAACGGTGAATCAGGAATATCTACCATTGATACATTTGATGTTACGAATCATAAGACAAAAATTGCAGGTATTACCCGAGATTTTGATGCAGATAAAGTTTTAGGAAAGAAAGAAGCAAAACGTTTAGATCGTTTTTCTCAATTTGCTTTGGCTGCGGCTGAACAGGCTTGGGAGGATTCTAAATTAGACCTCGATCGTATAGATGTTGAAAGGCTAGGAGTATACGTAGGTTCGGGTATAGGAGGAATTGAAACCTTAATTGGAAACGTTGATGCGCTTAGACAGAAGGGGCCAAGAAGAGTTAGCCCAACTCTAGTACCTGCCATGATTTCTAATGCTGCCGCTGCCCAAATTAGTATCAAGTGGAATGCGATGGGGCCTTCTATGTCGCCAGTTTCTGCTTGTGCAATCGGAAATACAGCTATTGGAGAAGCCTTTCGACTAATTCGTTCTGGAGAAGTTGACGTTGTGTTTGCGGGTGGAACCGAAGCAGCTATAACAGAATTATCAATAGCAAGCTTTAGTAATGCTACAGCATTATCAACAAGAAACAATGATCCCACTAAAGCTAGTCGTCCATTTGATGAAAATCGAGACGGATTTGTCATGTCAGAAGGTGCTGGAATTCTAATCTTAGAATCTTTATCTCATGCTTTACGTAGAGAAGCAAAGATTTATGCAGAAGTCATTGGATATGGTGCAAGTTCAGACGCACACCATATCGTAGCTACCCACCCGGAAGGTAAAGGCGCCTATCTTGCAATGAGATCGGCATTAAAAAATGCTAATATATCACCTGAGGAAATTGATATTATTAGTGCTCATGCAACAAGTACAAAAGTGGGGGACATCTCTGAAACTAGGGCTATTAAGCAACTGTTTGGAAAACAAGCTTATCAGATTCCAGTAACAGCTAATAAATCTATGCTTGGTCATATGTTAGGGGCAGCTGGTAGTGTTGAAGCAATTGCTTTAGCAATGAGCTTAAAGGAAGGAATAGTTCCTCCAACTATTAATTTAGAAAATCCTGATCCATTATGTGATTTAGATTATGTGCCATCTATTGCTCGCCAAATGAAAATAAATACGGCTCTATCTAACTCATTTGGTTTCGGAGGCCATAATGCAACTATTGCCTTAAATAAATACGAGTAA